The Ananas comosus cultivar F153 linkage group 2, ASM154086v1, whole genome shotgun sequence genome contains a region encoding:
- the LOC109725177 gene encoding auxin-responsive protein SAUR71-like yields MARSSKLSKLKGALKRWNSTPVRAVSRSVSGGTAAAAASASASARCHHHEDEAWLNPRSDDEDRLPVPSGLHPVFVGKSRRRYLLSSDLVSHPLFRHLLARSSVSGDVSGDGLVVGCEVVLFEHLLWMLENADPAPDSLDELVDFYAC; encoded by the coding sequence ATGGCGCGGAGCTCGAAGCTGAGCAAGCTAAAGGGGGCGCTGAAGCGGTGGAACTCCACCCCGGTGCGCGCCGTCTCCCGCTCCGTCTCCGGCggaaccgccgccgccgccgcctccgcctccgcctccgcgagATGCCACCACCACGAGGACGAGGCGTGGCTAAACCCTAGATCCGACGACGAGGATCGCCTCCCCGTCCCCTCCGGCCTCCACCCCGTCTTCGTCGGCAAGTCCCGCCGCCGCTACCTCCTCTCCTCCGACCTCGTCTCCCACCCGCTCTTCCGCCACCTCCTCGCCCGCTCCTCCGTCTCCGGCGACGTCTCCGGCGACGGCTTGGTCGTCGGCTGCGAGGTCGTCCTCTTCGAGCACCTCCTCTGGATGCTCGAGAACGCCGATCCAGCCCCGGACTCGCTCGACGAGCTCGTCGACTTCTACGCCTGCTGA